TGGGGAGATGGGGACTGGGGATTGGGGACTGGGGATTGGGGACTGGGGACTGGGGATTGGGGACTGGGGATTGGGGACTGGGGATTGGGGACTGGGGATTGGGGACTGGGGATTGGGGACTGGGGATTGGGGACTGGGGATTGGGGAGATGGGGAGATGGGGAGAAATAATTAATGCCCTATGCCCCATGCCCAATTCAATTAACAGTTGCCAATTTTCTTTCGAGGTCAAACAAAAAGCCGTGGATATACTCTTCTGTCCATTCAGGGCCATAAAAACGGGTGAACATCCCCCGTGCTGGGTCTTTCTCTGCTCGATAGCGCAGATAACGCAATTGAGCCTGTTCAATGTCGCCTAAGGCATGAGAGTCAGTCACTGGCTGGGCTTGGTCAACAAAATTTAAGTAAGCCTGTAAATACTCTTTAAAAGCCGCAAACACATGTGTCTCTACCGCTTCATTTTCCTGTGGGCGAGTCCACAAAAAGGCTGGCGAGAAAAAAGGACGTGCTTCTTCGGGAAAGTCTCCTCCCCAAGGCAGGTGTGATTGATATGCTTCAAAGATGGGCAATATCGGCTGTGTATACTTGGCTTGATACGCTGGATCGTCTCGAAATAGTGGTTGCATATCCAGGGCTATGAGATGTCCTCCTGGTAGCGTTACCAAGTCAGCACCAAAGAAAGGCAGGTCGTAGTTCAACTGGGGAAAGATTACAAAGTTGAGAACTTGCAGTGATTGACCACCTTGTACATGAGCGGCTCTAATCTGACGTAGTTTAGGAGCTGCAAATCCTGTGCTGGTGGTCAAAACTTCTTCTTGATGTTTACCTTTACCCACAAGGGCTGATTTCGCCTCAAATCCTGGTGGAATGGGGTAGGGTTGTAAATCAAGGCGATCGCGTAAAGTAGCGATCGCGTAGTCTAAAAATGGCTGATATAAAGTCATGGCCATAACTTACTTTTTGGCTGCTCCAGCCGCTAAAGGCACAGCATCTTCAAACAAAAATTCATACAAGAACCGTTCTGACCATTCATGCCCAAAATAGCTACTGAATAAACCTGATGCTGGGTCACGTTCTGCACTATATTGGTCGTAGTCTTTCTGTGCTTTGACAATCCGCTGAATGTCAAGAGCATCGGTCAGGGGTTCGGCTGAGTCTAACATCTGCCAGTACAGATTCAGATAATCTTGAAATGCCGCAAATACTCGTGTTTTGACTGTTTCTGCATCTGTTTTGGCAAACAGCAAATATTTTGAGAAGTACTGATTGGCATCGTAGAACTTCATTTCCAAATTTTGTGCCAGTTCAGGATACTTATCATGTAATGCTTTCAGGGGATAAATATACTTTTCCAGGTATGCCTCATCCTGAAATAAAGGCTGAAAGTCCATAACAATCAGGTTTTTGACCTGACCGAAGGACAGAAAGTCTATACCAAGTAACGGTAAATCGTACTGGTGACTGGGATAAATGACGCTATTGAGGATTTGGGCACTGGCTCCAGCATCAATATTGGTATAGCGGATTTTTCGCAACTCTGGACATTGATAGCACCAGCTGCGAATGGTAGCAGGGTTTTTGCCGCGATCGCTTACCTTATACTCTAAGCCCGTTGGAATCGGACGACTTTGTAAATTAAACCGTTGAAATAGTGATTGTTCTAGATGCTGAATAAAGGTTGTATACATTGACTGTTATAGACTCATATACCTTTATCTCATGAGAATACGAAACATCGTGAATCCACGGCCTATTTCTCATAAATAAAGCAACAATCCTTAATTTTTCGGGTCAGTGGTCAGTGGTCAGTGGTCAGTGGTCAGTGGTCAGTGGTCAGTTGTCAGTGGTCAGTTGTCAGTTGTCAGTTGTCAGTGGTCAGTGGTCAGTGGTCAGTGGTCAGTGGTCAGTTGTCAGGCGCGTTAGTTTAAATTCCCTGCTTTTTCAACAACTTTCTTTAACTCTTCAAAGGTGATACTACCGTCTTTATCTCCATGCATAGCTAGCAATTCCTGGGGGCTACTGACACCTGTTTCGGCTGAGATAATTGCACTTAAGCCAGGGCTTAAAAAAAGCTCATTAATGGAGACTTTACCATCTTTATCAGTATCTAAGGTATCAAAAAGAGATTGAAGTTCTTGCTCGGTTGCCATAATTTTTCTATCTAAATTAGTTTTTTTTCAATTTAATATCTTTGCGCTCGCACTTCCACCAACTGAACCATCTCACAAGCCCCAGTTCAAGAACGCTTGCCTCAAAAGATAAAACAGTGGAGACTCACGTTAATACAATATTCAGACTACTTGGGGAATTTTCAATTACAGCAAATTCAGTATTTAAGAAAGATAATGTACCAGTGGATAAATTGTAGGAAAAGTCACTGATACTAGTAGCACCAAACCCTACTTTAGAAATCTGGATGATATCAGCTTCAGCAAAATTATAGTCTTTAATTGTATCAATCCCTTCTGATAAGCTGTTGAAAACAAATGTATCAACACCAGAGCCACCTGTTAAATTGTCATTACCCAATCCTCCATCAAGTAAGTCATTGCCTGCACCACCAAGGATGGTATCATTACCATCGTTGCCGAAGAGTTGGTTATTTTGGCTATCGCCAGCGATTCTGTCACTCGCATTCGTGCCTTTAACATCGTCGAAGTTGGTAATATTAAATGTACTAACTCCCGGTACACCATCAACAATCAAGTTTTGTACTTCCAAACCTATATTTATAGATACACCAACTCCAGCAGTAGAGACATCGATAGTATTATTGGCAGCACTGGCATCGG
Above is a window of Nostoc sp. UHCC 0702 DNA encoding:
- a CDS encoding phycoerythrobilin:ferredoxin oxidoreductase, with the protein product MTLYQPFLDYAIATLRDRLDLQPYPIPPGFEAKSALVGKGKHQEEVLTTSTGFAAPKLRQIRAAHVQGGQSLQVLNFVIFPQLNYDLPFFGADLVTLPGGHLIALDMQPLFRDDPAYQAKYTQPILPIFEAYQSHLPWGGDFPEEARPFFSPAFLWTRPQENEAVETHVFAAFKEYLQAYLNFVDQAQPVTDSHALGDIEQAQLRYLRYRAEKDPARGMFTRFYGPEWTEEYIHGFLFDLERKLATVN
- a CDS encoding 15,16-dihydrobiliverdin:ferredoxin oxidoreductase translates to MYTTFIQHLEQSLFQRFNLQSRPIPTGLEYKVSDRGKNPATIRSWCYQCPELRKIRYTNIDAGASAQILNSVIYPSHQYDLPLLGIDFLSFGQVKNLIVMDFQPLFQDEAYLEKYIYPLKALHDKYPELAQNLEMKFYDANQYFSKYLLFAKTDAETVKTRVFAAFQDYLNLYWQMLDSAEPLTDALDIQRIVKAQKDYDQYSAERDPASGLFSSYFGHEWSERFLYEFLFEDAVPLAAGAAKK
- a CDS encoding EF-hand domain-containing protein; amino-acid sequence: MATEQELQSLFDTLDTDKDGKVSINELFLSPGLSAIISAETGVSSPQELLAMHGDKDGSITFEELKKVVEKAGNLN